ATTGCTTTAGCAGATGGTGGAAGCAACATCGCCAAATGCAAGCGAAAGGCAACGTGAAGTTTTTGGAGTTCAAGATGCCGGGAATAGaagaaaccaaaaaacaaaaaaaaaaagaaaaaaagaattaccaATTCCAAGATCAAcctaaaatcaaatcaaactaaTTGGTCTAGTTCGATCTCTTTCCAAGATTGGGTGAGTCAGTTCTCATTTCCACAAAAGAGAAACTAACATGTTCGGTCCAATTCCAAGATAAAAACCGACCTATCTTgaaaccgatcacccctaaagACGAAATCTGAGTTGGTTAATTTACACTGCCTCCAAAATTAGGACCGAGATTTGGGATGCCAATAGTAATTTGCCTTACAAGGTGTAGGGCATGAGGTGGGAATGAGGACTTGTGTTTTCACCCTGAGAGGGTCACGGAACGAAAAAGAATTGGCAGGCAGCTTAAAATGGCTTGTGTTTTCCTCCatgtaaaattgatttgaggcatttgagtggcGAGTTATTTATAAGAACGTCATCCATGTGCAAATCGTGATTATTTATGCGTATATTGTCGATGCTTGTAATTCACTACCAAAAGAGTTGTAGGAGTTCCTCTAATCAGGGATGGAGAAAATTAcgatttcttttaaaattagtTAGAAAGACGTCTTTATTAATACATTGAGCAAAAAAAACACGAGGGTGTCCTTGCAATTCCCGCGACTAGAATCCAGAAAACGAAATGCGTGACCTTAGTGGATGTAGATGAGCCCTAAACCTAAGCCTAGTTTCTCCAAAGTCTAGTCACGATGATTACTTTGTCTTAATCTCTTCGCTACAGCTAACGAAAGAGGTCTATATAGGAATCCCTTCCGTCACAAGACGGTTCGATCAATGTTTCAAGAATCCAAGAAACACCAAACGTAGCCATTCACCTTACATCAAGTCTACACGCGAGTGGAAAAATAACAAACAACGTGTGGACAAAGCAAAATAACTCCTTTCGGCAACAAGGATCAACGATGATAATTGACTCCTCTTGTGACCGCAAGTATGCATGGCCCGTGACACCACAGTGCAAGTGGTGATCTACTTAGGGACAATATATGTTCACGGGCAATCCCCAAACGATCCCTGGTCGATTCTCTATATAAAGCAGACGAAACATCACTCCTCTCGTGGCCAAGAACTGAGCATAGCCCTCATATTAGAGAAGACTCTCTCCTGTCATTCGAGCGCGTCCGTCAGTCACTTAGACCACCACAAGAAGATGGAGGCAACCAACAAGAAGGCGGTGATTCTCTTGGGATTGATGGTCGCGATCGCTTGCTGCGCCAATGCTCAGACCATATGCAACATGTCCTATTCGGAGTTGATGGCTTGCAAGCCGGCCGCGACGCCGCCAAACCCGCCACCCCCCACGAGCGCATGCTGCACGGGGCTCTCGCACGCCAACTTGAAGTGCTTCTGCCAGTACAAGAACTCGCCGATCCTGCCCTCGGTCGGGGTCAACCCGAAGCTCGCGATGCAGCTCCCCAGCAAGTGCCAGATCCCTAATGCCCCCACATGCTGATGACATTGCACTGTGCCGGTGTCGGTGGGGTTGGAGAGAAACTACTAGCCCTATGCTTGAGAATAATGCAAATCGTGTACTATGCTTTTTCATTGAGTGCTTATTTCCTGTGTGCTTTGTTTAATTAATACACCCTTTTGTGAGCTGTTGCTCACTCAATGATACCAGCTTACAATAATCCAAATGATATTAGTAGTCAAGCGTgtatgactctctctctctctctctctctctctcttcatcggCGAAAATTAAAGCTGATGATAGGACGTCAAATGTCATATACACTTTAGCGTCGTTGTCCAATTGAACTTTCGAGCTCTGACATTGCCCCACTATTTGGCAAATTATTTGGTTAAATAAATATTGCCCAATAAAATGAATTACATGCAAACTTCCACTTATCCAATCAAAACTCAAATGAAGTTGAATGATTTGttataattcaaattcaaaagagATCGATTGATTTGACACGACTCCAACTTTAATGAGAAATTGGATATCCACCGTAGATGCTCTCATCACCTCAACAAACAGGGCATGACGAGGGCATCATCATCATTAGATGGGAAAACATCGTTAAAATAGCTAATGAAATTTCTCTCGAGTCCAAGATATGACTCTCAAAAATTCCTAATAATAATCAAGGAAATTCTAACGATCTTACTtcatcaaatctcatcaatCGAGTTCTGTCGGAGTAAGACTCGAAATCCCAAGAAAATCAAAGCTTGGATTCTAAGCCTATGATTCGAGATCAACTGCATATATACTTGAGCTAATTCTCTTTTCAATTGTATAGATCGACTCGAGGGTTGTATCTTAATCTTCATAATAGTATGCAATTAGAGATTTCACCcatctttttcatgaaattcgataTAATTTTCAACCCTTTATTTCTTGTCTATTTGAACTTCGATATTTGATTGGTACAAACGCATGTACCCTTGAAATGGTAAAATTTGGTTTGGTCATTGTCAGGCAATTCCGTGCAGTTACTTCCACActaagaagaagacagaaaacTAAGGCATCATGCCAGGTTGACCATAGCCAGTAAAGATAAccatttgggattttacctaaCATCACTTTCGTTTCATCCCTTTCCGTTAAATCAAAGTTACATACTGCGTACGCAAGATGGAAAAGGACCTCCCATAATGCAGTAGCATCTTCGCACAGTGTCTTTCGACTAGGGATATTGAGCCGACAAGTCAGTGAAATTACTTTCATATGAAAGATTGAAATGGACCTCCCACAATGCGGTAGCATCTTGTAGTTTGATGCGGTAGCATCTCGTAGTTTGTCCAGATTCACAAGAGACTTATCTAACTATTTACATTTTTAGACAGATTTTCATCAAGTGATTTTCTACAATTTTGTATTACCACCTTGGTTCAAGTGAGCTCTCACCAAGGACTTAGAGCTTCAACTCATAGACATTATTCGACAAAATGATGAGCTTGACATGGCTCTCAACTCTGCCAAGACTACTTTTACAGGTAGAGGGGCAGATAACAAATTCCAACACACAATTGCATCGCAGAATCAACGGAAACAAGATTAGCTCACAAAATGACACGTTTGCTTGTGTGAACCACCTTCCTATATCTTTCGAAATACAAGAATTCCTTCAGGCTGCATTATCGGCCATATGTTTCCATGACCAGTagacaagaaaaggagaaaaatgtgGCATGATTAGCACGTCAGGTGTAATGACATTCCAGTATCAATGAAGACTGAAAACCAACAGAGTGACTAACTAATGAAGCTCACGGACGCTTTGGTTGGTGACGAGTACCAGCGTGGAAACCTTCGGTATAAGCAGTATTCTTGAACATAATCTGCAAAACCATTAGCACAGAGAATGAGAAATACTATGCTGAAAACTGACAGAAGGAAACACAACAATTAAGATTATCAAAGTAGGTTGCCGGGGTACAGATTATCTGCTTTACTACATCTTGACTAAGGTACATCATGTGCAGAGACGCTTACAGCGAGGTTTTTCAACTCGGAGCTCAGACGCTTTCTGAGGGTATCCGAAACCACTGCTCCCAATTGTTCTCCATGTTGCCTAACAGTGTCGTCCCGAATCTGTGGTATTTACGCGCTATTAATAAAGGAAAGTTCTGATTTCTTGGTTAACATACTGACCAATGAGCAAAGGCACAACAGACTGATTACCTCTGAAAGCAATATAGCTGACGTCTTATCTAGAATTTCTTCCACAAACTGCCCTGCATCAGTGAAGGAAATGGATGGAAGCACTCCTGTTGAAGATTTATCCTTGACCTTTTCAGCCACAGCAGGCGTCTTAACAGCCTTGGCTACATCATTTTAAGATGATGATTTTAGTACATGATAAGAATGATCAAAGAGCCATGCATAGATCAGAGAAGAATTCAACCACCGTCCCAGGAAACCAAAAGGCGGCATTCCGTAGTTTGCAAAAACAAGGTTAAGCACTCTTTCCGATCAAGAAAATGTGAATGAACCAAGCATGCAAACTCAACTAATGCACACATGCCCCCATCTCCTCTCCATGAGAAATAATGTGAGCTTCAGGAATTTGTTGGAGCAGTGTTACTCTAGGTTGGACCAATTTCTGCCTATGTTAACATGATATGACAAGGAAACAGGAGCATATCATCCTATAGTTGAAAATACAAAGTAGCTGACAAGACCACAGAATCTGAATTGACAACATTCATAGAGCAAAAACGATT
This region of Eucalyptus grandis isolate ANBG69807.140 chromosome 8, ASM1654582v1, whole genome shotgun sequence genomic DNA includes:
- the LOC104456295 gene encoding putative lipid-transfer protein DIR1, which gives rise to MARDTTVQVVIYLGTIYVHGQSPNDPWSILYIKQTKHHSSRGQELSIALILEKTLSCHSSASVSHLDHHKKMEATNKKAVILLGLMVAIACCANAQTICNMSYSELMACKPAATPPNPPPPTSACCTGLSHANLKCFCQYKNSPILPSVGVNPKLAMQLPSKCQIPNAPTC